The stretch of DNA ACCGGGTGCATCGGTGCTGCCGCGTGGGCCGGGCTGTTCCGGATTCAGCATGGCCTGCTTTAGGCTGCGGCCTTTCAACTGCGGGTAGCGCTGGTCGATCTCGGGTCTGCTGAGGCCGGCGAATTCCAGCAGCGTCGGCGCCAGATCCAGGTGCGAGCCCACCGCCGCGGTGCGCTGGCCTCGGGGGCCGCCGGGCACGCAGGCTGTCAGGTTCACCATCGCCGCCTCGTCGAAAGGGATTGCGCCCTTTTGAGCCATGCGATGGGCCCCGTTCATCTCGCCGTGATCGCCCGTGGACAGAACCACCGTGTTCTTCCATAGATCCAGGCGATCCAGCGCATCGAGCACCTTCATGAACTGCGCGTCTACGAGACGCATGGCATTGATGAGGTAGTTGCGGCGCTGAAGCCAGAGGTCTTCCCGCTCGCCGGGCACACGGCCGTAGTTCAGTTCGGTCAGTTCCTTGTAGTGCCGCACCCCCTCGGGCTGCCGTGCGAAATCGTCATGAAAGTTGGCCGGCAGTTTCACATCCCACTGCTGCTCGAACCACCCCATCCGCTGGGCGGGCGTCATCAGGCCGGCCATCGCGCCGTGAGGGTGCGGTGGCTCGCCCGGCTCGGTCTGGAGGAACATGACATCGTGAGGATTCACCATGCTGCACACCAGCAGCCAGGGCTGATCGAGTCGCGCCCCTTTGTGATCCAGCCAGTCGACCGTGTGGAACGCCACCGCCGCATCCAACTGTTCGCCCTCGAGCGGCGCTCCGAACATCTCGCCCCACTGCTGGTAGTCGGCAAAGCCGTAGCGCTCCAGCGCGTCTTCGCTGCGTGGCACCTCCGAACAGTGCCACTTGCCCTTGAAGGCCGTGTAATAGCCCTGCTCACGCAGCATCTGCCCGACGGTGGGCACGTCGGTTGACAGTTCGTGAATCCACGCGAAGTTGGTGTTGTCCCACAGGCCCGTGTGCCTGGCATGCACGCCGGTCCACATCGAGGCACGCGAGGGCGTACAGATTGGGACGGTGCAGTAGTGGCGGTCGAAACTCACGCCCTGCGCTTCGAGTCGCCGCATCGCCGGGAGTTCCACACCCTCGGGCACCTGCATGCGGGCGTCCCACTGGTCCATGCACAGGATCAGGATGTTCGGTCGGCTGTCGCTATGCGCTTTTTGCCCGCTCATCGGAACTCTCCATGCCAAGTGTTTGAAACAAGTCACGGGGCTGAGGGTGGCGGCTTATTCGGTTGTCCTTCCCGGCTTATGGCACCCGCCACGATGGACTCCTGTTCGGCCAGGCCGTGCCGTCGGCCCTCGCGCTCGCGCAGTTTCGCCGCGATTGGAAAGAGGACCGCCAGTCCCACCAACGCGGTGACGACCACCATGATGAGGGTGTCGGGATCATCGAAGCCCTGCGTGGCGACGACGGTCGCCGCCGCCACGTTGCGCTGCCCGGTGCCCAGGCCAAGCACATCCCGTGCGTCCGGATTCCTGCCGCCGAGCAGGTACCCGATGGCGAATGCGCCGCCGACGAACAGCATCGCCGCCAGAATTGAGCGCATCGTCACGTCAAGGATCCCGGGAAGGTTGGCCGCGACGGTCAGGCCAATCAACGCCATCAGCGTGTATCCTGACGTCTGGGCCATGATCGGCTGCAGGCGCTCAGCCCACCCTGAGGCCCGGACCTTGACGAACAGGCCCATGGCCAGCGGCAGGAGCATGCTCAGGATCAGCGGCAGCGCGATCGCCCCGACGCTCACCTCGGCGGCCGGCACGACCAGCGGCACCACGAAGGGCATGTAGATCACGGTCGCCGGCAGCAGGAGCACCAGCAGCGTGGCGCTGAGCCCCACGTCGCCACCGGCGGCCGTCGTCAGCTTGATCAGGAACGGCGTCCCGGCCGCCATGGCGATCAGCATCAGACCCACCGCCAGCGAGTCGTCCAACACCAGCACCCGCACCACGAGATACGCCAGCAGCGGCACCAGCACGAAGTTGGCCACCAGCGCCCGGCCCACCCGGCGTACGTTGCGGAGCGGGCCGATGATGTCCGTCCAGGTGTGGCCGAGCCCCACCGACAGCATGCTGCTCACCGCGAAGACGATGGTCACGAGATTCAGCAGTCCCGAGAGTACGCCTGCCATCGCCGCCCCTGTCGGTGGGTAACCGCTTCATTCGGCGGAAGCTGTCGGGGCAAGCCACGGGGCCCCCGGCACTTCGCATACGGTAGGCACAGGCACTTGAACTGCGACCTCATTGCTCCCCCTTTTCTTCCGTCAGAGCGCCCCCTCAGTAGGCGCTGGGGTGAGCTACCGACCACCTTGGGTCGAGAACACTTGCCACGGCATGCTGCCGTCTGTTTGCGAAGGCCCGATTGAAGGACGACCGCCCTGCACGCCGGCCTAGAATCAACTGAGACACGCCGATGTACGACCGGTGCTACGGCTGCAGAAAGGCACCCAAGCTAGATTCACCGGGAGGCAACATGGGTTCGCGTCGGCAGAACTTCCAGAACATTTCGTGGTTCTGGGACCAGAAACAACGTGAGCGTCTTGATCTCAACCCGCCGTACCAGCGACGAAGCGTGTGGGGGGAGCGGTACCGTCAGGATTTTATTGACACGATCCTGCTGGATTTTCCG from Phycisphaerales bacterium AB-hyl4 encodes:
- a CDS encoding sulfatase-like hydrolase/transferase, which gives rise to MSGQKAHSDSRPNILILCMDQWDARMQVPEGVELPAMRRLEAQGVSFDRHYCTVPICTPSRASMWTGVHARHTGLWDNTNFAWIHELSTDVPTVGQMLREQGYYTAFKGKWHCSEVPRSEDALERYGFADYQQWGEMFGAPLEGEQLDAAVAFHTVDWLDHKGARLDQPWLLVCSMVNPHDVMFLQTEPGEPPHPHGAMAGLMTPAQRMGWFEQQWDVKLPANFHDDFARQPEGVRHYKELTELNYGRVPGEREDLWLQRRNYLINAMRLVDAQFMKVLDALDRLDLWKNTVVLSTGDHGEMNGAHRMAQKGAIPFDEAAMVNLTACVPGGPRGQRTAAVGSHLDLAPTLLEFAGLSRPEIDQRYPQLKGRSLKQAMLNPEQPGPRGSTDAPGDGVLYCWDGLHALDKDWAITGALQELTEMGVSGPHGPEMGREARMAHVGRRYGAPDFSKRTFYRAVVDGQYKLVRWFSPLAYGNPATLKELYAASDVALYDLTNDPGELENVGHPDHPAHDPALVERMLAKLHVRVQQEIGEDSVPFDLNLFGTREVKYAKAKGRAA
- a CDS encoding bile acid:sodium symporter family protein produces the protein MAGVLSGLLNLVTIVFAVSSMLSVGLGHTWTDIIGPLRNVRRVGRALVANFVLVPLLAYLVVRVLVLDDSLAVGLMLIAMAAGTPFLIKLTTAAGGDVGLSATLLVLLLPATVIYMPFVVPLVVPAAEVSVGAIALPLILSMLLPLAMGLFVKVRASGWAERLQPIMAQTSGYTLMALIGLTVAANLPGILDVTMRSILAAMLFVGGAFAIGYLLGGRNPDARDVLGLGTGQRNVAAATVVATQGFDDPDTLIMVVVTALVGLAVLFPIAAKLREREGRRHGLAEQESIVAGAISREGQPNKPPPSAP